A single window of Salvelinus namaycush isolate Seneca chromosome 11, SaNama_1.0, whole genome shotgun sequence DNA harbors:
- the LOC120055612 gene encoding splicing factor 3A subunit 2-like yields MDFQHRAGGKTGSGGVASSSESNRDRRERLRQLALETIDINKDPYFMKNHLGSYECKLCLTLHNNEGSYLAHTQGKKHQTNLARRAAKEAKEAPAQPAPEKVKVEVKKFVKIGRPGYKVTKQRDPESGQQSLLFQIDYPEIAEGIGPRHRFMSAYEQRIEPPDRRWQYLLLAAEPYETIAFKVPSREIDKAESRFWTHWNKDTKQFFLQFHFKMEKSLAPPSGPVPPMGVKRPPPLMSGIGPRPPNEAMPPPPPGGMHMPPMPPGAPGPAQMHHHHQMQHGGPGMGMPPLMRPPLPSDSHGGMPHQNN; encoded by the exons ATGGATTTCCAACACAGAGCTGGGGGCAAGACGGGGAGCGGTGGCGTGGCGTCCTCCTCGGAGAGCAACCGGGATAGGCGAGAGCGGCTCCGCCAGCTGGCCCTGGAGACCATCGACATCAACAAGGACCCCTATTTCATGAAGAACCATCTGGGCTCTTATGAGTGTAAGCTGTGTCTGACACTCCACAACAATGAG GGCAGCTATCTGGCCCATACACAGGGAAAGAAGCATCAGACCAATTT AGCGAGAAGAGCAGCCAAAGAAGCAAAAGAAGCCCCTGCCCAGCCAGCCCCCGAAAAGGTGAAGGTTGAGGTCAAGAAATTTGTGAAGATTGGTCGACCAGGGTACAAAG TAACCAAGCAGAGAGATCCAGAGAGTGGGCAACAGTCTTTACTTTTCCAG ATTGATTACCCAGAGATAGCGGAGGGCATAGGGCCCAGGCATCGCTTCATGTCTGCATACGAGCAGCGCATTGAGCCCCCAGACCGTCGTTGGCAGTACCTTCTACTGGCTGCAGAACCATATGAGACCATCGCCTTCAAG GTGCCAAGCAGAGAGATTGATAAAGCCGAGAGTCGCTTCTGGACCCACTGGAACAAAGATACAAAACAG TTTTTCCTCCAATTCCACTTCAAGATGGAGAAATCCCTCGCTCCACCCAGCGGACCCGTACCCCCGATGGGTGTAAAGCGCCCCCCTCCGCTGATGAGTGGGATAGGGCCTCGGCCCCCCAATGAGGCCATGCCCCCTCCACCCCCAGGGGGGATGCATATGCCCCCCATGCCCCCTGGTGCCCCTGGCCCTGCTCAGATGCACCACCACCATCAGATGCAACACGGTGGCCCCGGGATGGGCATGCCACCCCTGATGAGACCCCCGCTCCCTTCTGACAGTCATGGAGGAATGCCCCATCAAAACAACTGA